A genomic window from Leptospira brenneri includes:
- a CDS encoding glycosyltransferase has product MANKTLVIIPAYNEAETIEEVVRGAIVYADVSVTDDASKDATPTILAKLQKEFGKRLNVIRHEKNTHIPGGIQDGMKYAVSKGYDWVITMDAGLSHDAGYLKEFQSFPDCDLVIGSRTSTVNVPVYRKLISWLAAKVMNYCLSKGVFNLFGANLRDCTSGYRRYSKPMFQKIATYPLESVAFDFHMEALSIVANNNGTIKELPIRYIFSNSSFNKKVLKLAISFAKKLLLRKWKLIPQYP; this is encoded by the coding sequence ATGGCAAACAAAACTCTCGTCATCATCCCGGCATACAATGAAGCAGAAACCATTGAGGAAGTGGTTCGGGGTGCCATTGTATATGCAGATGTTTCTGTAACAGATGATGCGAGTAAAGATGCTACACCAACCATCTTAGCCAAATTACAAAAAGAGTTTGGGAAAAGACTCAATGTCATCCGCCACGAAAAAAATACTCACATTCCAGGAGGAATCCAGGATGGAATGAAGTATGCAGTGTCAAAAGGTTATGATTGGGTGATTACAATGGATGCTGGATTGTCGCATGACGCGGGTTATTTGAAAGAGTTTCAGTCCTTCCCTGATTGTGATTTAGTGATTGGATCTCGAACCTCTACTGTCAACGTTCCAGTTTACAGAAAACTCATTTCCTGGCTTGCTGCTAAGGTTATGAATTATTGTTTATCCAAAGGAGTATTCAACCTCTTTGGTGCAAATTTACGCGACTGTACCAGTGGATACAGACGGTATTCTAAACCAATGTTTCAGAAAATCGCGACTTATCCTTTGGAATCAGTTGCCTTTGATTTTCATATGGAAGCCTTGTCGATTGTCGCCAATAACAATGGTACCATTAAAGAATTACCAATTCGTTATATCTTTTCAAATAGTAGTTTTAACAAAAAAGTACTAAAGCTCGCAATTAGTTTTGCAAAAAAACTTTTGTTACGAAAATGGAAACTGATCCCACAATACCCGTAA
- a CDS encoding AZOBR_p60025 family cell surface glycopolymer formation protein: MVLKRLFPVFLFFHSKQWLTILSFFLVWGISTLSYWKKYEWNPSSMVNFGYEFALQNQKETPEKAILFKGEKGDLGAGYDGQIFYYFSRPLSEFHLNWPKGFDESYRAPRIGYPLLIALFGFFGKTTAIFGMYFWNIGLTLLSYFYLRKLLSEEIKPYAILYLLSPFALGSYYVLVSDSVMVSILIIAYYFYVKENYIPFVLLSSLAILTKEPALFLLFPLGLAALFRKDWKRILLVGSVLIIPLCWHLYLAYRFPNWRPGRLTDFILPFEGLISYMESIWRQLANGSNWKELARLFSRFPLVVLFFLGLFLPFTGQVRKGWEFRISFLLIMFMVGTAGYYHFWSVYENVSRMFTLSIPVLLLIANEDQTIRKQEYVIFTLLILVLFLVKVLLISKQLGYQQGF; the protein is encoded by the coding sequence ATGGTATTAAAAAGATTATTCCCTGTATTTTTATTTTTCCATTCGAAACAATGGCTTACCATTTTATCGTTTTTTCTTGTTTGGGGAATTTCTACTTTAAGTTATTGGAAAAAATACGAATGGAACCCTAGCTCCATGGTGAATTTTGGGTATGAATTTGCTCTGCAAAATCAGAAAGAAACTCCAGAGAAAGCAATTTTATTCAAAGGGGAGAAGGGTGACTTGGGAGCCGGATACGATGGTCAAATTTTCTATTATTTTTCAAGACCACTATCTGAGTTTCATCTGAATTGGCCAAAGGGGTTTGATGAATCCTATAGAGCACCGCGAATCGGTTATCCACTGTTAATTGCTCTTTTTGGTTTTTTTGGTAAAACAACGGCTATTTTTGGAATGTACTTCTGGAATATAGGGCTTACTCTTCTTTCTTATTTTTACTTACGTAAATTACTAAGTGAAGAGATAAAACCGTATGCGATATTATACCTTCTTAGTCCTTTTGCTTTGGGAAGTTATTATGTACTTGTGAGTGATTCTGTAATGGTTTCCATTCTAATCATCGCATATTACTTTTATGTAAAAGAAAACTATATCCCTTTTGTTTTACTTTCTAGTCTCGCTATTTTAACCAAAGAACCTGCTTTATTTTTATTATTTCCTTTAGGCCTTGCGGCTCTTTTTAGAAAAGATTGGAAACGAATTTTGCTTGTTGGATCAGTTCTAATCATTCCTCTTTGTTGGCATTTGTATTTGGCATATCGTTTCCCCAATTGGAGGCCAGGCCGACTTACAGATTTTATTTTACCATTTGAAGGACTCATCTCTTATATGGAATCCATTTGGCGACAACTTGCAAACGGATCCAACTGGAAAGAATTGGCCAGATTATTTTCACGGTTTCCACTTGTTGTTTTATTCTTTTTAGGTTTGTTTTTGCCATTCACTGGCCAAGTTCGCAAAGGTTGGGAATTTCGAATTTCCTTTTTACTGATTATGTTCATGGTAGGGACCGCCGGTTATTATCATTTTTGGTCTGTTTACGAAAACGTGTCTCGTATGTTTACCCTTTCTATTCCAGTTTTGTTATTAATTGCAAACGAAGATCAGACCATTAGAAAACAAGAATATGTTATATTCACTCTGCTCATTCTTGTTTTATTTTTAGTTAAGGTTTTACTGATTTCAAAACAATTAGGTTATCAACAAGGGTTTTAA
- a CDS encoding NAD-dependent epimerase/dehydratase family protein yields the protein MANKVLVTGGCGFLGSHVCELFRKEGWDVVSFDNMTKYELKRTGYGSDATRDYNWNYLKSIGVTMVKGDIRNLEHLMDRSADCDYIIHTAAQPAMTISWEDPELDFSTNVIGTFNVMEAARKHKIPVVNTSSIHVYGNSINDSLTEGKTSYERNPVEISVEQPTMVGQISPLHASKMSAEHYVRSYTDMYGVKAASFRFTGIYGERQFGGEDHGWVANFAIRSVFGLPLRIFGTGKQTRDILHAEDGAKSYLEFFKNPIPGVYNIGGASPHKISLLECIHLIGEILGKKQEILFEVERPGDMRYFICDIKEAKKFGFNPKILPKEGVTRLLKWIEANKDVFNISGK from the coding sequence ATGGCGAATAAAGTATTGGTAACAGGCGGATGCGGATTTTTAGGCTCCCATGTTTGTGAATTATTCCGTAAAGAAGGTTGGGATGTTGTTAGTTTTGACAACATGACAAAATATGAATTGAAACGAACTGGTTACGGATCAGATGCCACTCGCGATTATAACTGGAATTATTTAAAATCAATCGGTGTCACTATGGTGAAAGGTGACATTCGTAATTTAGAACATTTGATGGATCGTTCTGCTGATTGTGATTATATCATCCACACGGCAGCTCAGCCTGCAATGACCATTTCTTGGGAAGATCCAGAGTTAGATTTTTCTACCAATGTGATCGGAACTTTTAATGTAATGGAAGCAGCCAGAAAACATAAAATTCCTGTTGTGAATACTTCTTCCATCCATGTTTATGGGAACTCGATTAATGATAGTTTAACGGAAGGAAAAACTTCTTATGAAAGAAATCCAGTAGAGATTTCTGTGGAACAACCTACGATGGTAGGTCAAATTTCGCCTCTCCACGCATCCAAAATGAGTGCTGAACACTATGTGCGGTCTTATACTGATATGTATGGTGTAAAAGCAGCAAGTTTCCGTTTTACAGGAATTTACGGCGAACGTCAATTCGGTGGCGAAGATCATGGTTGGGTGGCTAACTTTGCAATTCGTTCTGTATTTGGTCTTCCTCTTCGTATTTTTGGAACTGGAAAACAAACAAGAGATATCTTACATGCTGAAGACGGTGCAAAGTCTTATTTAGAGTTTTTTAAGAATCCAATTCCTGGTGTGTACAATATTGGTGGAGCCAGTCCACATAAAATCTCTCTTTTGGAATGTATCCACCTCATTGGTGAGATACTAGGCAAAAAACAAGAAATTCTTTTTGAAGTGGAAAGACCAGGTGACATGCGTTATTTCATTTGCGATATCAAAGAAGCAAAAAAATTCGGATTTAATCCTAAGATTTTGCCAAAAGAAGGTGTGACAAGACTTCTTAAATGGATTGAAGCAAACAAAGACGTATTCAATATCTCTGGAAAGTAA